The Kosmotoga olearia TBF 19.5.1 sequence TGACCATTTCTGCGCCATCTATCGGGTGCCTCTTAATATATTCGAATTCTTCCGGTGTCAATTTACCGGGTTTTTTCAATATCTCATCAGGGATGTTTATTTTGCCTATATCATGAAACAAAGCTCCCATTAAGAGCCTTTCCATTTTTCCTTTGGAAAGACCCAATTTATTTCCGAGCACATACGCAAGGTCCCTCACCCTTTTGCCATGTCCGTGGGTATAAGCATCTTTTTCTTCAACACGATGCATTATTTTTTTTAATTCAGAAATGTCCTTGCTGAGATATTTAAAAATTGGTTTTGAGGTGACATATAGAAGGGTTGTAGGTTCGAGGGTTTTTATCTCAACAGGAGAGGTTATATTATGAGCATAAAAATAATCTCCGGACTTGAGGATTATATCATTTTTTCCTTCCTGACTACATATGAGTTTACCTTTGAGGATAAAGAAAAATTCCAATAATTCACCGTTATTAAAAGGTTCTATAAAACTTATGGTATTTTCCTTAATCTCTTGAATGAGGATTTCAATGCCGTCTCCATGCGCGATTAACGAAAGAGATGCGCTTTTTTGTGCTACTTTTTCGATGTATTTATCTGAACTTTTTGCAAAAAAGCCAAACATAATTTTCCTCTCTTTTTATGTATTTGAAATATCGCAAGGTATATTAGGAGCGACTTTTATAGTAGTTTATCATATAAACATTATGTGATTGATGAACTTTTAGTACACCAAAAAGGCTCCGCGTAATGCGGAGCCTTTTTAATAAGGGAGTAAGTTAATCATCTATAACCCTAAGAGGGTCAACTATAAAAACCTGGTTCCCAAGAACTACTTCAACAGGGT is a genomic window containing:
- a CDS encoding HD-GYP domain-containing protein: MFGFFAKSSDKYIEKVAQKSASLSLIAHGDGIEILIQEIKENTISFIEPFNNGELLEFFFILKGKLICSQEGKNDIILKSGDYFYAHNITSPVEIKTLEPTTLLYVTSKPIFKYLSKDISELKKIMHRVEEKDAYTHGHGKRVRDLAYVLGNKLGLSKGKMERLLMGALFHDIGKINIPDEILKKPGKLTPEEFEYIKRHPIDGAEMVKGTFLEGISEVIRQHHERIDGSGYPDGLKGDEILIEAKIIAIVDSFDAMTSKRPYRDALGWEKALEELKSLAGIKYDAELVKIFENCIEEGLI